Proteins from a single region of Gordonia hongkongensis:
- a CDS encoding SDR family oxidoreductase, translating into MQTQSQVELGLVGKVILVTGGARGVGAGITRVLGSLGARPVICGRNADNLADDLRDLDFVSCDVRDADAVVAMMDDIIGRAGRIDGVVNNAGGSPFALAADASVRFASKIVDLNLLAPLAVARAANAVMQTQPDGGGIVNISSVSGHRPSPGTSAYGAAKAGLDNLMSSLAVEWAPRVRVNSVVAGPVVTEQSHLHYGDDAGVAAVGETIPMGRMATPADVGNAVAFLLSPLAGYITGSTLTVHGGGEKPAFLDAATAGNAV; encoded by the coding sequence ATGCAGACGCAGTCACAGGTCGAGCTGGGCCTGGTCGGGAAGGTCATCCTGGTCACGGGCGGGGCGCGCGGGGTGGGTGCCGGGATCACCCGCGTCCTGGGTTCGCTCGGCGCCCGTCCGGTGATCTGTGGTCGCAACGCCGACAATCTCGCCGACGACCTCCGCGATCTCGATTTCGTGTCCTGCGATGTCCGCGACGCGGATGCGGTCGTGGCGATGATGGACGACATCATCGGGCGGGCCGGACGCATCGACGGTGTCGTGAACAATGCCGGCGGCTCCCCGTTCGCGCTGGCCGCCGACGCGTCGGTCCGGTTCGCGAGCAAGATCGTCGACCTCAATCTGCTCGCCCCGCTCGCCGTGGCCCGCGCGGCCAACGCGGTGATGCAGACGCAGCCGGATGGCGGTGGCATCGTGAACATCTCGAGCGTGAGCGGCCACCGGCCGTCACCCGGCACCTCGGCCTACGGTGCGGCGAAGGCCGGACTCGACAACCTGATGAGCTCGCTCGCCGTCGAGTGGGCGCCGCGGGTGCGGGTGAACTCGGTCGTGGCCGGCCCGGTCGTCACCGAACAGTCCCACCTGCACTACGGCGACGACGCCGGTGTGGCAGCCGTCGGCGAGACCATCCCGATGGGGCGGATGGCCACGCCCGCCGATGTCGGCAACGCGGTCGCCTTTCTCTTGTCACCGCTTGCCGGCTACATCACCGGGTCGACGCTGACCGTCCACGGCGGTGGCGAGAAGCCGGCATTCCTCGACGCCGCCACGGCCGGTAACGCAGTCTGA
- a CDS encoding SDR family oxidoreductase, with protein MTSKLNEGRVVIVTGAGQGIGRAHALAFAADGAKVVVNDYAEDPASEVVDEIVAAGGQAVASVGDVADWDSGAAMVETALSAFGRLDVLVNNAGFVRDRMLVSLSEDEWDAVVRVHLKGHFVGLRHAAAHWRAQAKAGDVPQARIINTSSGAGLYGSVGQGNYVAAKAGIAALTIQAAAELGSYGVTVNAIAPAARTQMTMGAGEAMAAQMAAPADGSFDTMDPANVSPLVVWLGSPAAGSVTGRVFEVEGGKISITDGWQRSIERDKGSRWEAGELGPVIEEILAKAPVPMPVYGAR; from the coding sequence GTGACCAGCAAGTTGAATGAGGGTCGTGTCGTCATCGTGACCGGTGCCGGCCAGGGCATCGGACGCGCCCACGCCCTCGCGTTCGCCGCCGACGGCGCGAAGGTCGTCGTCAACGACTACGCCGAGGACCCCGCGAGTGAGGTCGTCGACGAAATCGTCGCCGCCGGCGGGCAGGCAGTCGCGTCGGTGGGCGACGTCGCGGACTGGGATTCGGGTGCGGCCATGGTCGAGACCGCACTCTCCGCGTTCGGACGCCTCGACGTACTGGTCAACAACGCGGGTTTCGTGCGCGACCGGATGCTGGTCTCGCTGTCGGAGGACGAGTGGGATGCGGTCGTCCGCGTACATCTCAAAGGGCACTTCGTCGGTCTGCGGCACGCAGCCGCGCACTGGCGTGCCCAGGCGAAGGCCGGCGACGTTCCGCAGGCGCGCATCATCAACACGAGTTCCGGTGCGGGACTGTACGGTTCGGTGGGGCAGGGCAACTACGTCGCGGCGAAGGCCGGCATCGCGGCTCTGACGATCCAGGCGGCCGCGGAACTGGGGTCGTATGGTGTGACCGTGAACGCGATCGCTCCGGCCGCCCGTACCCAGATGACCATGGGTGCCGGTGAGGCGATGGCCGCTCAGATGGCGGCGCCCGCCGACGGTTCCTTCGACACGATGGATCCGGCGAACGTCTCGCCCCTCGTGGTCTGGCTGGGTTCGCCCGCGGCGGGCTCGGTGACCGGCCGGGTGTTCGAAGTCGAGGGCGGCAAGATCTCGATCACCGATGGATGGCAGCGAAGCATCGAGCGGGACAAGGGCTCTCGGTGGGAGGCCGGCGAGCTCGGCCCGGTGATCGAGGAGATCCTGGCCAAGGCGCCGGTGCCGATGCCCGTGTACGGCGCGCGATGA